The Paracoccus sp. MA genome contains a region encoding:
- a CDS encoding 50S ribosomal protein L25/general stress protein Ctc, whose product MAKEIPDLVAEARAGTGKGAARQARREGKVPGIVYGDGKEPQPIQIEFNSLLTKLRAGRFMSTLWNLKVEGQDDVRVVCRGVQRDVVKDLPTHIDFMRLHRNTRVNLFIHVNFENHDAAPGLKRGGTLVVVRPEVELVVTASDIPEQITVDLTGKQIGDTIHINDVVLPAGVKPTIDRNFVIANIAAPSGLRSADNEEAAAAEDEATEA is encoded by the coding sequence ATGGCCAAAGAGATCCCGGATCTGGTGGCCGAGGCACGCGCGGGGACAGGCAAGGGGGCCGCCCGCCAAGCTCGCCGCGAAGGCAAGGTGCCCGGCATCGTTTATGGCGACGGCAAGGAGCCGCAGCCGATCCAAATCGAGTTCAACTCGCTGCTGACCAAACTGCGCGCCGGCCGCTTCATGTCCACGCTGTGGAACCTGAAGGTCGAGGGCCAGGACGACGTGCGCGTCGTCTGCCGCGGCGTCCAGCGCGACGTGGTCAAGGACCTGCCGACGCATATCGACTTCATGCGCCTGCACCGCAACACCCGCGTGAACCTGTTCATCCACGTGAACTTTGAAAATCACGACGCCGCCCCCGGCCTCAAGCGCGGCGGCACGCTGGTCGTGGTGCGCCCCGAGGTCGAGCTGGTCGTGACCGCCTCGGACATCCCCGAGCAGATCACCGTGGACCTGACCGGCAAGCAGATCGGCGACACCATCCACATCAACGACGTGGTGCTGCCGGCCGGCGTGAAGCCGACCATCGACCGCAACTTCGTCATCGCCAACATCGCCGCGCCCTCGGGCCTGCGCTCGGCCGATAACGAGGAAGCCGCAGCCGCCGAAGACGAGGCCACCGAGGCCTGA
- the trmFO gene encoding methylenetetrahydrofolate--tRNA-(uracil(54)-C(5))-methyltransferase (FADH(2)-oxidizing) TrmFO: MEPIHIIGAGLAGSEAAWQIARAGVPVVLHEMRPQVATFAHRTGDCAEMVCSNSFRSDDDRMNAVGQLHWEMRVAGGLIMAMAERHRLPAGGALAVDRDAFSQAVTRALRDEPLVSFAPGEICELPCEGRWIVATGPLTSEALGQSIRNLTGEGSLAFFDAIAPIVHADSIDMSICWRQSRYDKGETEEERTAYINCPMTRADYEGFIDALLAADKTEFHEGETAGYFDGCLPIEIMAERGRETLRHGPMKPVGLTNAHNPAEKPHAVVQLRRDNALGTLYNIVGFQTKMKYGAQVDVFRRIPGLQNASFARLGGIHRNSFLNSPRLIDDRLRLRARPNLRFAGQVTGVEGYVESAAMGLLAGRMAAAEALGRDLPPPPATTSMGALVNHITGGADARTFQPMNVNFGLYPPLDAMRGGRKGRKDRYPAYTDRAKADFRQWLAGQS, translated from the coding sequence ATGGAACCGATCCATATCATCGGCGCCGGCCTTGCCGGGTCCGAAGCCGCCTGGCAGATCGCCCGCGCCGGCGTGCCCGTGGTGCTGCACGAGATGCGGCCCCAGGTCGCGACCTTCGCCCACCGCACCGGCGATTGCGCCGAGATGGTCTGCTCGAACAGCTTCCGCTCGGACGACGACCGCATGAACGCCGTGGGCCAGCTGCATTGGGAAATGCGGGTCGCGGGCGGGCTCATCATGGCCATGGCCGAACGTCACCGCCTGCCCGCCGGCGGCGCGTTGGCCGTGGACCGCGACGCCTTCTCGCAGGCCGTGACCCGGGCGTTGCGCGACGAGCCGCTGGTCAGCTTCGCGCCGGGCGAGATCTGCGAGCTGCCCTGCGAGGGGCGCTGGATCGTCGCCACCGGCCCGCTGACCTCCGAGGCGCTCGGCCAGTCGATCCGCAACCTGACCGGCGAGGGCTCGCTCGCCTTCTTCGACGCTATCGCCCCCATCGTCCATGCCGACAGCATCGACATGTCGATCTGCTGGCGGCAAAGCCGCTACGACAAGGGCGAGACCGAGGAAGAGCGCACCGCCTATATCAACTGCCCGATGACGCGCGCGGATTACGAGGGCTTCATCGACGCGCTGCTCGCCGCCGACAAGACCGAGTTCCACGAGGGGGAAACGGCCGGCTATTTCGACGGCTGCCTGCCGATCGAGATCATGGCCGAACGCGGCCGCGAGACCCTGCGCCACGGTCCGATGAAACCCGTGGGCCTGACCAACGCCCATAACCCGGCCGAAAAACCCCATGCCGTGGTGCAGCTGCGCCGCGATAATGCGCTGGGGACGCTCTACAATATCGTCGGCTTCCAGACAAAGATGAAATACGGCGCGCAAGTGGATGTTTTCCGCCGTATTCCCGGATTGCAGAATGCCAGCTTCGCGCGGCTGGGCGGCATCCACCGCAACAGTTTCCTGAATTCGCCGCGGCTGATCGACGACCGGTTGCGGCTGCGCGCGCGCCCGAACCTGCGCTTCGCCGGCCAGGTGACAGGGGTCGAGGGCTATGTCGAATCCGCCGCCATGGGTCTGCTCGCTGGCCGCATGGCCGCGGCCGAGGCGCTAGGGCGCGACCTGCCGCCGCCGCCAGCCACCACCTCGATGGGTGCGCTGGTCAATCACATCACCGGCGGCGCGGATGCCAGGACCTTCCAGCCGATGAACGTGAATTTCGGCCTCTACCCGCCGCTGGACGCGATGCGCGGCGGCCGCAAGGGGCGCAAGGACCGCTACCCGGCCTATACCGACCGCGCGAAAGCCGATTTCCGGCAATGGCTTGCGGGGCAGAGTTGA
- a CDS encoding alpha-hydroxy acid oxidase codes for MPVITCIDDLKAIYRRRVPRMFYDYAESGSYSESTFRENCTDFQRIKLRQRVAVDMTGRSTESTMIGERVAMPVALAPVGMTGMQCADGEIKAARAAKAFGVPFTLSTMSICSIEDVAEAVQAPFWFQLYVMRDQEFLEAIIERARRAHCSALVLTLDLQILGQRHKDLKNGLSAPPRLTLPVLLDLATKWRWGIEMLRTKRRFFGNIVGHAKGVGDPSSLIAWTAEQFDPQLDWGKVARIRDLWGGKLILKGINDPEDARMAADFGADAIIVSNHGGRQLDGAVSSIRMLPEIVKAVGDRVEIHLDSGIRSGQDVLKALAMGAHATHIGRAFVYGLGAMGEAGVTAALEVIRKELDITMALCGERDVKALGRHNLLVPPDFLQPWA; via the coding sequence ATGCCGGTCATCACCTGCATCGACGACCTCAAGGCCATCTATCGCCGGCGCGTGCCGCGCATGTTCTACGACTATGCCGAAAGCGGCAGCTATAGCGAGAGCACCTTCCGCGAGAACTGCACGGATTTCCAGCGCATCAAGCTGCGCCAGCGCGTCGCGGTGGACATGACGGGGCGCAGCACCGAAAGCACGATGATCGGGGAACGGGTCGCCATGCCGGTGGCCCTGGCCCCGGTCGGCATGACCGGCATGCAATGCGCCGATGGCGAGATCAAGGCGGCGCGCGCCGCGAAGGCCTTTGGCGTGCCCTTCACGCTGTCCACCATGTCGATCTGCTCGATCGAGGACGTGGCCGAGGCGGTGCAGGCGCCGTTCTGGTTCCAGCTCTACGTCATGCGCGACCAGGAATTCCTTGAGGCGATCATCGAGCGGGCCCGGCGCGCCCATTGCTCGGCGCTGGTGCTGACGCTGGACCTGCAGATCCTCGGCCAGCGCCACAAGGACCTGAAGAACGGCCTGTCGGCGCCCCCCCGGCTGACCCTGCCGGTGCTGCTGGACCTGGCGACGAAATGGCGCTGGGGCATCGAGATGCTGCGCACGAAGCGCCGCTTCTTCGGCAATATCGTCGGCCATGCCAAGGGCGTGGGCGATCCCTCGTCGCTGATCGCCTGGACGGCCGAGCAGTTCGACCCGCAGCTCGACTGGGGCAAGGTCGCCCGCATCCGCGACCTCTGGGGCGGCAAGCTGATCCTCAAGGGCATCAACGATCCCGAGGACGCCCGCATGGCCGCCGATTTCGGCGCCGATGCGATCATCGTCAGCAACCATGGCGGCCGGCAGCTGGACGGCGCTGTCAGCTCGATCCGCATGCTGCCCGAGATCGTCAAGGCAGTGGGCGACCGGGTCGAGATCCATCTCGACAGCGGCATCCGCTCGGGCCAGGACGTGCTGAAGGCGCTGGCGATGGGGGCGCATGCCACCCATATCGGCCGCGCCTTCGTCTACGGGCTGGGCGCCATGGGCGAGGCGGGCGTGACCGCGGCGCTCGAGGTGATCCGCAAGGAGCTGGACATCACCATGGCGCTGTGCGGCGAGCGGGACGTGAAGGCCCTCGGCCGCCACAACCTGCTGGTGCCGCCGGATTTCCTGCAGCCCTGGGCCTGA
- a CDS encoding acyltransferase encodes MHRIHSLDYLKLGLAVLVAFAHTYWLQTNMTPRLFMIGNGLMRVMVPTFCIVAGYFLYSAVARGKGVKWLWRVAALYLFWMAVYLPFWLDQVHGLGSLVKTLAWGYFHLWFMAGILVAGAVILLLRGFARKLAPAYEYRILLAAVAVCAVIGLVLQYVALSGVMQIGVKKFSNGLFMCFPFVAIGYLCGRRVARLGMEGLPPRWLVLACTLGGAGLLMIEAWLVQAWRSDQVMLDIPVSAYVAAPALFMATLGTAMPPPPIRLDPISAMIYFMHVMALFLANALGVRDLAGLMLFGVGLPTLAALLLGRLPIPGFGKDKRQRQEHHPARP; translated from the coding sequence TTGCATCGTATTCATTCGCTGGACTATCTCAAGCTGGGATTGGCGGTCCTGGTCGCCTTTGCGCATACCTACTGGTTGCAGACCAACATGACGCCGCGGCTGTTCATGATCGGCAACGGGCTGATGCGGGTCATGGTGCCGACCTTCTGCATCGTGGCGGGCTATTTCCTCTATTCGGCGGTGGCGCGCGGCAAGGGCGTCAAGTGGCTGTGGCGCGTCGCGGCGCTCTACCTGTTCTGGATGGCGGTCTATCTGCCCTTCTGGCTGGATCAGGTGCATGGGCTCGGCTCGCTGGTCAAGACCTTGGCCTGGGGCTATTTCCACCTGTGGTTCATGGCCGGCATCCTGGTCGCGGGCGCGGTGATCCTGCTTCTGCGCGGCTTTGCCCGCAAGCTGGCGCCGGCCTATGAATACCGCATCCTGCTGGCGGCGGTGGCGGTCTGCGCCGTGATCGGGCTGGTGCTGCAATATGTCGCCCTGTCCGGGGTCATGCAGATCGGCGTGAAGAAATTCTCGAACGGGCTGTTCATGTGCTTCCCCTTCGTGGCGATCGGCTATCTCTGCGGCCGCCGCGTGGCCCGGCTGGGGATGGAGGGGCTGCCGCCGCGCTGGCTGGTGCTGGCCTGCACCCTTGGCGGGGCCGGGCTGCTGATGATCGAGGCCTGGCTGGTCCAGGCCTGGCGCAGCGATCAGGTGATGCTGGACATCCCCGTCAGCGCCTATGTCGCGGCGCCGGCGCTGTTCATGGCGACGCTCGGCACCGCCATGCCTCCGCCGCCGATCCGGCTGGATCCGATCTCGGCCATGATCTATTTCATGCATGTGATGGCGCTGTTCCTGGCCAATGCTTTGGGGGTGCGGGACCTGGCCGGGCTCATGCTGTTCGGCGTCGGGCTGCCGACCCTCGCGGCGCTGCTGCTGGGCCGGCTGCCGATCCCCGGCTTCGGCAAGGACAAGCGGCAAAGGCAGGAGCATCATCCCGCCCGGCCCTGA